A region of Colletotrichum higginsianum IMI 349063 chromosome 10, whole genome shotgun sequence DNA encodes the following proteins:
- a CDS encoding Ankyrin repeat protein, whose translation MLGCLRMTIEECENAYIRLAETIFKPKRWKYDCFSRGLDFFSASERYDSSKLEDVAKAIIKTRTGSEEAPLLDLNEDAECRVFVTTVQTEDHELLLLRSYENKQEVDKHSKQFRLWEALRATSAATTYFKEYRRGNAGYLDGGLKSNNPIFQVHREARDLWPDREALLISIGTGTKPSVPLRGNLIRMARTLTKLVTETEETWSRFKGTHKNMLEDSHLFRYSVPGLGGVDLGNYKLMGMIRTNTERHLREASTEKYVMTCAGKVVEIETKTYASPRPKKAAPLRVENLSDAEKVTASAAAKADPNADCLRALHATSRDYESQRLGIEKPVPGTCQWFLRHPKFVDWLQGASSPLLWVTANPGCGKSVLSSFLVDALGQKANDSIVCSFFFKAGIDSRRDAHQALCALLHQLFVVVPELTQTAMEDYSCKDTSSFTGDIAALWKVFLEAAGRVGKRTIVCVVDALDECADGSRSRFIDQLVTTFPSQCPQGKDAKLKFLVTSRPWPSIETRFRNLLAIRLSGENEPSALSQDVEKVVEHRVRELKESSVLSAEASSVVAKVLSDGADRTFLWVSLVFDSIERLQSRKLSSIEKSLQSLPSDLDQLYGGAWTSFVDRAASHRLLGIVLAAKRPLKLGELNIALSLADNTTSTAALKHELEPDAEYTVKELGGFFLRIIDSTVFLVHQTARDFLLRSQVDESGKDVTSRIDLGLAEHSLAKTCISYLSLEDLPIRLTLPTDEEERLASNKAFLAKLPPWGRSFYEYASTSWMSHLPGHNVFESKSSIYQSVELICDSSGPYFDGWWFFYVEKRFFIDKEAKYPTGYIGCHAHYSTMRGDHAVTRGLLESGTCEAGQSIANHPDLLSETCRRGHVEQLEWILGSFDHSTLDLHRSLGFAASLGMIEAVQLILTTEVQVNTSKHGSPSKDRPLAEYALHSRPILELLLDRGLLIRGEDIVSAARQGHDESLALIIDRAPRDVDDITAYLRKGLALATENGYPRCRTRILKHLPRSAADDLDLSVGLVPAVERNDHNSVRELLAMGATVNDNEGLMLSCSFGHADTAKALTDGHIYPDEVLGEALMSFYDMYMAPDLKLHCLQAVSRAIECRGALHEGFKFVPKFGLSFEESTELLGLFSAKGVRVARRRFVEATALVIAMDESFGLWLVEATDGLQDDSTFTAKDFFPLACFWGRSSIVRQLITRGADVNRQDDCGMTPLMAAIASGSPDVVELLLRAGAKSDRHCQLGSRSGPVSDVDSELDDLYAQVAKGLCCERLRGTPRSFAQDLGHGDMVELFDMYGSEVERP comes from the exons ATGCTCGGGTGTCTCCGAATGACGATCGAAGAGTGCGAAAACGCATACATCCGTCTTGCCGAGACGATTTTCAAACCGAAGCGATGGAAATACGACTGTTTCAGCCGTGGtctcgacttcttctccgccagcGAACGGTACGACTCGTCCAAGCTCGAGGATgtcgccaaggccatcatcaAGACGCGGACTGGGAGCGAGGAGGCCCCTCTGCTAGACCTGAATGAAGACGCCGAATGCAGAGT GTTTGTTACGACTGTGCAGACGGAAGATCATGAGTTATTGCTGTTACGCTCCTACGAGAACAAGCAAGAAGTCGATAAGCACTCGAAGCAATTCCGGCTTTGGGAAGCCCTCCGCGCCACGTCGGCTGCCACGACCTACTTCAAGGAATATCGCCGCGGCAATGCCGGGTATCTCGACGGAGGATTGAAGAGCAACAACCCGATCTTCCAAGTCCACCGCGAGGCTCGCGATCTGTGGCCGGACAGAGAGGCTTTACTGATCAGTATCGGAACGGGAACAAAGCCTTCGGTGCCTCTCAGAGGGAACCTGATCCGCATGGCGAGGACCCTCACCAAGCTTGTCACCGAAACGGAGGAGACGTGGAGTCGGTTCAAGGGAACGCATAAAAACATGTTGGAAGACAGCCATCTCTTCCGCTACAGCGTCCCCGGACTTGGCGGCGTGGACTTGGGCAACTACAAGCTGATGGGGATGATTCGGACGAACACGGAACGCCACCTGCGAGAGGCATCGACGGAGAAGTATGTGATGACGTGCGCGGGCAAGGTGGTGGAAATCGAGACGAAAACCTATGCGAGCCCCAGACCAAAGAAAGCCGCGCCACTCCGAGTGGAAAATCTCTCGGACGCCGAGAAAG tcacggcctcggcggccgcaaAAGCTGACCCTAATGCAGACTGCCTGCGGGCCCTCCACGCGACGAGCAGAGACTACGAGAGCCAGAGACTAGGGATCGAAAAGCCTGTCCCCGGCACCTGCCAATGGTTCCTCCGGCATCCCAAGTTCGTCGACTGGCTGCAGGGCGCGTCATCCCCTCTGCTCTGGGTGACGGCCAACCCCGGCTGCGGCAAATCCGTGCTATCGagcttcctcgtcgacgctcTGGGCCAAAAGGCGAACGATTCCATCGTCTGCTCGTTCTTCTTCAAGGCGGGTATCGATAGCCGTCGGGACGCGCATCAGGCCCTATGTGCTCTGCTTCACCAACTGTTTGTTGTGGTCCCGGAATTGACCCAGACGGCGATGGAAGATTACTCTTGCAAAGACACGTCATCCTTCACTGGCGACATTGCAGCGCTCTGGAAGGTTTTCCTCGAAGCCGCTGGCCGGGTCGGCAAGCGTACGATCGTctgcgtcgtcgacgccttgGACGAGTGCGCAGACGGGTCTCGGAGCCGATTCATCGACCAGCTTGTAACGACGTTCCCGTCGCAGTGCCCGCAAGGCAAGGATGCCAAACTGAAATTCCTCGTCACGAGTCGACCGTGGCCGAGTATTGAAACCCGCTTTCGAAACTTGCTCGCCATCCGCCTCAGCGGGGAGAACGAGCCGTCGGCGCTCTCCCAGGATGTCGAGAAGGTCGTCGAACATCGCGTCAGAGAGCTCAAGGAATCATCAGTTCTCTCCGCGGAGGCGAGCTCCGTGGTCGCAAAGGTCCTGTCGGACGGGGCTGACCGTACGTTCCTATGGGTTTCTCTGGTGTTTGACTCCATTGAACGACTTCAATCACGGAAGCTCAGCTCCATCGAAAAGTCTCTGCAGTCGCTGCCGAGCGATCTCGACCAGCTCTACGGGGGTGCCTGGACAAGCTTCGTCGACCGCGCCGCGTCGCACCGGCTGTTGGGTATTGTCCTGGCTGCCAAACGTCCACTCAAGCTGGGGGAGCTCAACATCGCCCTCAGTCTTGCAGACAACACGACGTCTACGGCAGCTCTCAAACACGAGTTGGAGCCCGACGCAGAATACAccgtcaaggagctcggAGGCTTCTTCCTGCGCATCATCGACTCCACCGTGTTTCTAGTGCACCAAACTGCGCGAGACTTCCTCCTACGCTCCCAAGTAGACGAGTCTGGAAAGGATGTCACCTCCAGGATTGACCTGGGCCTGGCAGAGCACAGCCTCGCAAAAACCTGCATCAGCTACCTCTCGTTGGAAGATCTGCCGATAAGACTGACGTTGCCGAcggatgaagaagaaagacTCGCGTCGAACAAAGCTTTCCTCGCCAAGCTTCCGCCTTGGGGAAGGAGTTTCTATGAATATGCTTCGACCAGTTGGATGTCGCATCTTCCGGGCCACAATGTGTTCGAGTCCAAGTCCAGCATATACCAAAGTGTCGAGTTGATTTGCGATTCCTCCGGGCCATACTTCGACGGTTGGTGGTTTTTTTACGTCGAGAAAAGGTTCTTCATAGACAAGGAAGCCAAGTATCCCACAGGCTACATCGGTTGCCATGCACACTATTCTACAATGAGAGGCGACCACGCTGTCACGCGGGGTCTCTTGGAGTCGGGAACATGCGAAGCAGGCCAGAGCATTGCAAACCACCCAGATTTGCTGTCGGAAACGTGTCGGAGAGGACACGTGGAACAGCTTGAATGGATACTGGGGAGTTTTGACCATTCGACGCTCGATCTCCACAGGTCGTTGGGGTTCGCGGCGAGCTTGGGCATGATCGAGGCCGTCCAGCTGATTCTCACCACAGAGGTGCAGGTCAACACGTCTAAGCACGGGTCACCATCGAAGGATCGGCCTCTTGCCGAGTATGCCCTCCATTCACGCCCCATTCTTGAACTCCTTTTGGACAGGGGGCTCCTCATCCGCGGCGAGGACATTGTGAGCGCAGCCAGACAGGGTCACGATGAATCTCTGGCCCTTATCATAGACCGCGCGCCCCGGGACGTTGATGACATAACAGCATACCTCCGGAAAGGATTGGCTCTGGCGACAGAGAACGGCTACCCACGTTGCCGAACCAGGATTCTAAAGCATCTTCCTCGAAGCGCCGCTGACGATCTCGACCTGTCTGTGGGATTGGTGCCTGCGGTTGAGCGTAACGACCACAACAGCGTCCGTGAGCTACTTGCCATGGGTGCAACAGTGAATGATAACGAGGGCCTCATGCTCAGCTGCTCCTTTGGACACGCAGACACCGCAAAAGCACTAACTGACGGCCACATTTACCCAGACGAGGTGCTTGGAGAAGCACTGATGTCGTTCTACGACATGTACATGGCGCCCGATTTGAAGCTTCACTGTCTCCAGGCTGTATCGAGGGCTATCGAGTGTCGAGGGGCTCTTCACGAAGGGTTCAAGTTCGTCCCCAAGTTTGGGCTCAGCTTCGAAGAAAGCACGGAGCTCCTCGGACTGTTTTCAGCCAAGGGCGTCCGCGTGGCTCGCCGCAGGTTTGTCGAGGCGACAGCATTGGTTATCGCCATGGACGAAAGTTTCGGTCTCTGGTTGGTAGAAGCCACGGATGGACTCCAAGACGACTCGACTTTCACAGCCAAAGACTTCTTCCCTCTGGCGTGCTTCTGGGGTCGGAGCTCGATCGTCCGGCAGCTGATAACTCGTGGAGCCGACGTCAACAGACAGGATGACTGTGGCATGACTCCTCTCATGGCTGCCATAGCATCTGGAAGCCCGGATGTGGTCGAGTTGCTTCTTCGGGCCGGGGCCAAGTCGGATCGGCATTGCCAGCTAGGGTCCCGATCGGGGCCAGTGTCGGACGTCGACTCGGAGTTGGACGATTTGTACGCACAGGTCGCCAAGGGACTTTGTTGCGAGAGGCTGCGAGGCACACCCCGATCTTTCGCGCAGGACCTCGGACATGGGGACATGGTGGAGTTGTTTGATATGTATGGCAGTGAAGTGGAGCGCCCTTGA